A region of Sphingomonas sp. DNA encodes the following proteins:
- a CDS encoding class I mannose-6-phosphate isomerase — MAAKRLSTRAVSRPWGRTAFPVEFEHVQTDAPVGEFWFIDTDRDDAQLLVKYLFTSERLSIQVHPDDAAARARGLAHGKDEAWYILDAEPGAVIGLGLTETIPPEALRTAARDGSIEGLIDWRPAKAGDLFWSPAGTIHAIGGGLSLIEVQQNLDLTYRLYDYGRPRELHLDDAVAVADPAPASPPAKPRDLGAERSVLVEGSSFILEKWALASRARLQSDDGELLLMPIAGNGRIDGGQLSPGSVWRVDGEAELDAGNGLELLAAYPGATVVEEICVFI, encoded by the coding sequence TTGGCCGCTAAAAGGCTTTCAACGCGGGCCGTAAGCCGACCGTGGGGACGCACCGCGTTCCCGGTTGAATTCGAACATGTGCAAACCGATGCCCCTGTCGGCGAATTCTGGTTCATCGATACCGACCGCGACGATGCCCAGCTGCTCGTCAAATATCTCTTCACGTCCGAACGTCTCTCCATCCAGGTCCATCCGGACGATGCGGCCGCGCGCGCACGTGGCCTTGCGCACGGCAAGGACGAGGCGTGGTACATCCTCGACGCTGAGCCCGGCGCAGTGATCGGCCTCGGCCTCACCGAAACCATCCCGCCCGAGGCGCTTCGGACCGCCGCGCGCGATGGCAGCATCGAGGGGCTGATCGACTGGCGCCCGGCCAAGGCCGGCGATCTGTTCTGGTCTCCCGCCGGCACGATCCACGCCATCGGCGGCGGGCTTTCGCTGATCGAGGTCCAGCAAAATCTCGATCTCACCTATCGGCTCTACGATTATGGCCGGCCACGCGAGCTGCATCTCGACGATGCGGTCGCCGTCGCCGATCCGGCGCCAGCGTCCCCGCCGGCAAAGCCGCGCGACCTGGGCGCGGAGCGGTCCGTTCTGGTCGAAGGCAGCTCCTTCATTCTCGAGAAGTGGGCCTTAGCCAGCCGGGCCAGACTGCAGTCGGACGACGGCGAACTATTGCTGATGCCGATTGCCGGCAACGGCCGGATAGATGGCGGGCAATTGTCCCCGGGCTCGGTGTGGCGGGTGGACGGCGAGGCCGAGCTCGACGCGGGCAACGGCCTCGAACTGCTCGCCGCCTATCCCGGAGCGACGGTCGTCGAAGAGATTTGCGTCTTCATCTAG
- a CDS encoding O-antigen ligase family protein: protein MGESLMAAGGRSASSGTSRRPAFRLGGDGLANNLPFYLYLILLAACFAGGGGSRDDVLSLLYVRPVAALCLIAFLFLPGPLDFRAIRMPFWLLVWFTLLTAIHLIPLPADWWAALPGREPFVPGAELMGISQPWRPISLAPDLTRNALASMIVPFAALIGFAKLDPTQREHLITPIIVLSLFSALLAVLQLASGGASSFYLYRITNEGAAVGAFANRNHQAMLLAVTLPMLAIWASRMRGDAQARQIKRASIVLVAVLFLLMLMVTGSRAGLVLGGVASFWAGFQYIQERAVRRGRPAAHGRSLILAFVAVIAIGGALTFLAFGRAETLQRLAANDFQVEQRVQIFPRLVALARDYFPVGSGLGSFDPVFRAGEPLELLSAGYLNHAHNDLLELAITGGVPALVLLLVLIGWWLWRSVAAFRLGESYAVLGSATVLLLLIASLVDYPLRTPMLTVLFSVACGWLGGTARPRNRSEALAS, encoded by the coding sequence ATGGGCGAGAGCCTGATGGCGGCTGGAGGTCGCTCCGCGTCGTCGGGCACGTCGCGCCGTCCGGCTTTTCGGCTCGGCGGCGATGGCCTGGCGAACAATCTCCCATTCTATCTCTATCTGATCTTGCTGGCAGCCTGCTTCGCGGGTGGCGGAGGATCGCGCGACGACGTTCTCTCCCTGCTTTATGTGCGTCCCGTCGCCGCCCTTTGCCTGATCGCGTTTCTTTTCCTTCCCGGCCCGCTCGATTTCCGCGCGATCCGGATGCCGTTCTGGCTGCTGGTCTGGTTCACGTTGCTGACCGCCATTCATCTGATCCCGCTTCCGGCTGACTGGTGGGCAGCGCTGCCGGGGCGCGAACCGTTCGTTCCCGGTGCGGAGCTCATGGGCATTTCGCAGCCCTGGCGCCCGATCAGCCTTGCACCGGATCTCACCCGCAACGCGCTGGCATCGATGATCGTCCCGTTCGCGGCTCTGATCGGGTTCGCGAAGCTCGATCCAACCCAGCGCGAGCATTTGATCACGCCGATCATCGTCCTGTCGCTTTTCAGCGCGCTTCTGGCCGTGCTGCAATTGGCGAGCGGGGGCGCCAGTTCCTTCTATCTCTACAGAATCACCAACGAAGGCGCTGCCGTGGGTGCCTTCGCCAACAGAAATCATCAAGCGATGCTGCTGGCTGTGACCCTGCCCATGCTGGCGATCTGGGCATCGCGCATGCGGGGCGACGCGCAGGCCCGCCAGATCAAGCGCGCGAGCATTGTGCTGGTGGCGGTGCTGTTTCTGTTGATGCTGATGGTCACCGGCTCGCGCGCGGGGCTCGTGCTGGGCGGCGTCGCAAGCTTCTGGGCCGGATTTCAGTACATTCAGGAGCGGGCGGTGCGCCGTGGCCGCCCGGCTGCGCACGGTCGGTCCCTCATCCTGGCTTTCGTCGCCGTCATCGCGATCGGCGGCGCGCTGACCTTCCTCGCATTCGGCCGGGCCGAAACCCTGCAACGGCTGGCCGCCAATGACTTCCAAGTCGAACAACGTGTCCAGATTTTCCCCCGGCTTGTCGCATTGGCTCGGGACTATTTTCCGGTCGGGTCGGGACTGGGCTCGTTCGATCCCGTTTTCCGGGCGGGCGAGCCGCTCGAGTTGCTCTCCGCCGGCTACCTCAATCACGCGCACAACGACCTGCTGGAACTGGCGATAACGGGCGGCGTTCCCGCGCTCGTCCTGCTACTCGTTCTGATCGGATGGTGGCTGTGGCGGAGCGTTGCGGCGTTCCGGCTGGGCGAATCCTATGCCGTTCTGGGCTCGGCCACGGTCTTGCTGCTGCTGATCGCCAGCCTTGTCGATTATCCTCTCCGAACGCCGATGCTGACGGTCCTCTTCTCGGTCGCCTGCGGATGGCTCGGCGGGACGGCGCGCCCACGGAACCGAAGCGAAGCCCTGGCGTCGTAG
- a CDS encoding polysaccharide biosynthesis tyrosine autokinase, protein MTLFPLLGHYLTVFQRRRWLIFGSIVTAIVAATIVILLMTRLYTARATIEIQRESNNIVRVQGVEPETGLADMEFYQTQYGLLQSHALAASVATELRLFDDASFFQMFEMRETDTWFENGRVRPGASSRQQRIRKVADQLLRNLSVAPVRLSRLVHVNFTSPDPAFSARVANAWGEHFIRMALERRFAATSYARQFLEQRLDQLRTRLDESERVLVGYAEREGLVNLPASPAFGMGERPLVVDDLAALNRELTTATADRVQAESRLGAPGDQVGEALQNQAISGLRQRRAESAAELARLQVQFEPEYPPVVALRQQIEQLDRSIEREENRVRDTLRSNFVASTEREANLTRRVEQLKAGLLDQRRRSIQYNIYQREVDTNRQLYDALLQRYKEIGVAGGVGINNISVVDIAQIPERPSSPRILIYLVLAMALGGVTGFVLALVIEQMDDAISDPSQVHNLFGLPLLGTVPRTSGDEDPYALVGDRKSDLSEAYLAVQTSLAFTTDHGAPATLAITSTRPGEGKSTTAYAVARSLARTGRRVLLIDGDMRSPSFHHILGLSNDRGFSNFLAGDDNLSDMIHTLPGDVAVMPAGPQPPSAAELLSGGRLAELLRQLNDRFDHIVIDSPPVMGLADAPLLASRTEGTVFVIEANETKLGQARVAIARLLAANAHMLGAVVTKFEARRTAYGYEYGYGYGRNAEQTT, encoded by the coding sequence GTGACGCTGTTTCCGCTGCTCGGGCATTATCTGACTGTCTTTCAGCGCCGCCGCTGGCTCATTTTCGGCAGCATCGTCACCGCGATCGTGGCGGCAACCATCGTGATCCTGCTGATGACCCGCCTGTATACCGCGCGCGCGACGATCGAGATTCAGCGCGAAAGCAACAATATCGTCCGGGTGCAGGGCGTGGAGCCGGAAACCGGACTGGCGGACATGGAATTCTACCAGACGCAATACGGACTGCTGCAGTCGCATGCGCTGGCGGCCAGCGTCGCGACCGAGCTGCGCCTTTTCGACGATGCGAGCTTCTTCCAGATGTTCGAGATGCGAGAGACGGACACCTGGTTTGAAAACGGCCGTGTCCGGCCTGGGGCCTCGTCGCGCCAGCAACGGATTCGCAAGGTCGCCGACCAGTTGCTGCGCAATCTTTCGGTCGCGCCGGTCCGCCTTTCGCGCCTCGTTCATGTCAACTTTACGAGCCCCGATCCTGCCTTTTCCGCAAGGGTTGCGAATGCCTGGGGCGAGCATTTCATCCGCATGGCGCTGGAGCGTCGTTTTGCCGCGACCTCCTATGCGCGCCAGTTCCTCGAACAGCGGCTAGACCAGCTGCGCACCCGGCTGGACGAGTCCGAAAGAGTGCTTGTCGGCTATGCCGAGCGGGAAGGGCTCGTGAACCTGCCGGCCAGCCCGGCGTTCGGAATGGGCGAGCGACCGCTCGTTGTCGACGATCTGGCGGCGCTCAATCGGGAATTGACCACGGCGACCGCCGATCGCGTGCAGGCCGAAAGCCGCCTCGGCGCGCCCGGCGATCAGGTTGGCGAAGCGCTTCAGAACCAGGCGATTTCCGGCCTGCGGCAGCGGCGCGCGGAATCCGCCGCCGAGCTTGCCCGGCTGCAAGTGCAATTCGAACCCGAATATCCCCCCGTGGTTGCGCTGCGCCAGCAGATCGAGCAGCTCGACCGCTCGATCGAGCGGGAGGAAAACAGGGTGCGCGACACATTGCGCTCGAATTTCGTGGCGAGCACCGAACGCGAGGCCAATCTGACGCGGCGCGTGGAGCAGCTCAAGGCGGGCCTGCTGGATCAGCGCCGACGCAGTATTCAGTACAACATCTACCAGCGCGAGGTTGATACCAATCGCCAACTCTATGACGCGCTGCTGCAGCGCTACAAGGAGATCGGTGTTGCCGGCGGCGTGGGGATCAACAACATTTCGGTCGTGGACATCGCGCAGATTCCCGAGCGCCCCTCCAGTCCGCGGATTCTCATCTATCTGGTGCTCGCCATGGCGCTGGGTGGCGTTACGGGTTTCGTGCTGGCGCTGGTGATCGAGCAGATGGACGATGCCATTTCGGATCCGTCGCAAGTGCATAATCTGTTCGGCCTTCCCTTGCTCGGCACGGTTCCCAGAACGTCCGGCGACGAGGATCCCTATGCGCTGGTGGGCGATCGGAAGTCGGATCTTTCCGAGGCCTATCTTGCGGTGCAGACCAGCCTGGCCTTCACGACGGATCATGGCGCTCCGGCGACGCTCGCCATCACGAGCACGCGGCCCGGCGAAGGAAAGTCGACCACGGCCTATGCCGTCGCGCGATCCCTGGCGCGGACCGGCCGGCGCGTGTTGCTGATCGACGGAGACATGCGCTCGCCGTCATTCCACCACATATTGGGCCTTTCCAATGATCGCGGGTTCAGCAACTTTCTCGCCGGCGACGACAATCTGTCCGACATGATCCACACCCTGCCGGGCGATGTGGCGGTCATGCCGGCCGGGCCGCAACCGCCCAGCGCGGCGGAGCTGCTCTCCGGCGGCCGGCTCGCCGAACTCCTTCGGCAGCTCAATGACCGTTTCGACCATATCGTCATCGACTCGCCTCCCGTCATGGGCCTGGCGGATGCGCCGTTGCTTGCCAGTCGCACGGAAGGCACGGTGTTCGTGATCGAAGCCAACGAAACCAAGCTCGGCCAGGCCCGCGTGGCGATCGCCCGGCTACTGGCGGCCAATGCGCACATGCTGGGCGCGGTCGTGACCAAGTTTGAGGCAAGGCGCACGGCTTACGGCTATGAATATGGCTATGGTTATGGACGGAATGCCGAGCAAACGACTTGA
- a CDS encoding polysaccharide export protein produces the protein MRFFWSATAALSGLMVAGCSSSPPLQTTQYVTVSETGVLPPPSAADLAAPGQPYTIMPFDRLQIEIYGVEELARTVQADAAGVISFPLVGEVHAGGLSPVQVAQEIERRLAGRYVRNPQVTVNIEESVSRVVTIDGEVTTPGLYPIVGRMTLMQAIARAQGATEFARLNHVVLFRTVDGQRMAALYDIRAIRAGLYQDPEVYAQDVVLVGESRARRIFRDIIQSSALLTAPIIALIQRR, from the coding sequence ATGAGGTTTTTCTGGAGCGCGACCGCTGCCTTGAGCGGACTGATGGTCGCCGGTTGCTCCTCCTCACCGCCGTTGCAGACCACTCAATATGTCACGGTTTCTGAAACCGGCGTGCTGCCGCCGCCCTCCGCGGCCGATCTGGCAGCGCCGGGGCAGCCCTACACCATCATGCCGTTCGATCGGCTGCAGATCGAAATCTACGGCGTTGAAGAATTGGCCAGGACGGTCCAGGCGGATGCGGCCGGCGTGATTTCGTTTCCGTTGGTCGGAGAGGTCCATGCGGGGGGGCTGTCGCCTGTTCAGGTCGCCCAGGAAATCGAGCGGCGCCTGGCGGGGCGATATGTCCGCAATCCTCAGGTTACCGTAAACATAGAGGAGAGCGTCAGCCGCGTGGTGACGATCGACGGGGAAGTGACCACCCCGGGCCTCTATCCGATCGTGGGCCGCATGACCCTGATGCAGGCGATCGCCCGCGCGCAGGGTGCCACCGAATTTGCCCGATTGAATCATGTCGTGCTGTTTCGCACCGTCGATGGACAGCGCATGGCGGCGCTTTACGACATCCGCGCCATTCGCGCGGGGCTCTATCAGGATCCGGAAGTCTATGCCCAGGACGTCGTATTGGTAGGCGAATCGCGCGCGCGCCGGATTTTCCGGGATATCATCCAGAGCTCGGCGCTGCTGACGGCACCGATCATTGCGCTCATTCAACGGCGGTAG
- a CDS encoding nucleotide sugar dehydrogenase, with translation MNQEKVVVVGLGYVGLPLAVALAKSFDTTGLDIDAGRIAELSRGHDRTGEVEPGALSAARLRLTCEPEECAGASIYVVTVPTPVDERNEPDLRPILSATRTVAALLEPSARPIVVYESTVYPGVTEDICVPLIERQAGLAHGSDFFVGYSPERINPGDRVHRLEAIVKVVAGDAPATLDRLAALYGKATSAGVFPAASIKVAEAAKVIENAQRDINIAFMNEITQIFAKMDVSIWDVLDAASTKWNFLPFQPGLVGGHCIGVDPYYLSHRARELGHEPNVILAGRSTNDGMGEWVADSLHAARSERPGSALVLGLTFKENVPDLRNSRVVDVIRRLRELGHDVTVHDALADPEEALHEYEIELKADALEGRYDMIFAAVSHDAYRSLSPRRVRDLVHEGGLVADLKGMWREMDLGAVGRWTL, from the coding sequence ATGAATCAAGAAAAAGTTGTCGTGGTCGGCCTCGGCTATGTCGGCCTGCCTCTGGCTGTCGCACTCGCGAAGTCCTTTGACACCACCGGCCTCGATATCGACGCGGGCCGCATCGCCGAACTCTCTCGCGGTCATGATCGCACGGGCGAAGTCGAGCCCGGCGCGCTGTCGGCGGCGCGGCTGCGATTGACCTGCGAGCCGGAAGAGTGCGCGGGGGCGAGCATCTATGTCGTTACCGTACCGACGCCTGTGGATGAGCGGAACGAACCCGATCTTCGTCCGATATTGAGCGCGACCCGGACGGTGGCGGCGCTGCTGGAGCCATCCGCCCGGCCCATCGTGGTTTACGAGAGCACCGTCTATCCCGGAGTGACCGAGGATATTTGCGTGCCGCTTATCGAGCGGCAGGCGGGCCTGGCGCATGGTTCGGACTTCTTTGTGGGCTATTCGCCCGAGCGCATCAATCCGGGCGATCGGGTTCACCGGCTCGAGGCGATCGTGAAGGTGGTGGCCGGAGATGCGCCCGCCACGCTGGATCGCCTTGCGGCGCTTTACGGGAAAGCGACGTCGGCGGGCGTCTTTCCGGCGGCTTCGATCAAGGTCGCGGAAGCGGCCAAGGTCATCGAGAACGCGCAGCGCGACATCAACATCGCGTTCATGAACGAGATCACGCAGATTTTCGCGAAGATGGACGTTTCCATTTGGGACGTGCTCGATGCGGCCTCGACCAAATGGAACTTCCTGCCGTTCCAGCCGGGACTCGTGGGGGGGCACTGCATCGGCGTGGACCCTTATTATCTCAGCCACCGGGCGCGGGAGCTGGGACATGAGCCCAATGTCATCTTGGCGGGCCGATCGACGAACGACGGCATGGGCGAATGGGTCGCGGACAGCCTGCATGCGGCGCGTAGCGAACGGCCCGGCTCCGCGTTGGTGCTGGGTCTGACGTTCAAGGAGAATGTGCCCGATCTGCGCAACAGCCGGGTGGTCGATGTCATCCGGCGTCTGCGCGAGCTCGGTCATGACGTGACGGTTCACGATGCGTTGGCGGATCCCGAAGAAGCGCTTCACGAATATGAGATCGAACTCAAGGCGGATGCGCTGGAGGGCCGTTACGACATGATTTTTGCGGCGGTGTCGCATGACGCGTATAGAAGCCTGTCTCCCCGGCGGGTACGCGATCTCGTGCATGAAGGCGGCCTGGTGGCCGATCTGAAAGGGATGTGGCGAGAGATGGATTTGGGAGCCGTGGGCCGGTGGACCTTGTGA